The following DNA comes from Amycolatopsis albispora.
CCTGGATCACGAAGCCCATCGACCAGACTCACCGGGCAGCGCCTAGGCTGCCGGAGGATCGGCGGGGAGCGCGAAACGAGGGAGCGGAACGTGGCCGGAACGCTGGCACCCAGGGTGCAGTTGATCGCGAAGACGGAGTTCTTCCCGCCCGACGACGTGCCGTGGTCCACCGACGCCGACGGCGGCGAGGCGCTCGCCGAGTTCGCCGGCCGGGCCTGCTACCAGTCCTGGAAGAAGCCGAACCCGAAAACCGCGACCAACGCCGGCTATCTCGACCACATCATCGAGGTGGGCCACCTGTCGGTGCTGGAGCACGGCTCGGTGACCTTCTACCTGACCGGCATCTCGCGCTCGCTGACCCACGAGCTGATCCGTCACCGGCACTTCTCCTACTCGCAGCTCTCGCAGCGGTACGTGCCCGAGCGCGACGCGGCCTTCGTCGAGCCCGACGTGATTCGCGAAGACCCGGAACTGCACGAGAAGTTCGTCGCCGCGACGCAGGCCAGCGCGGACGCCTACAACGAACTGCTGGCCGGTCTCGAGAAGAAGTTCGCCGACGCGCCGAGTGCCACGCTGCGTCGCAAGCAGGCGCGCCAGGCCGCGCGGTCGGTGCTGCCGAACGCCACCGAAACGCGGATCGTGGTGACCGGCAACTACCGGGCGTGGCGGCACTTCGTCGCCATGCGGGCCACCGAGCACGCCGACGTGGAGATCCGCGCGCTGGCCGTGGAATGCCTGCGGCAGCTGCAGAAGGCGGCGGCGAACGTGTTCGCCGACTTCACCATCTCGACGCTGCCCGACGGTACCGAGATCGCCACCAGCCCGAAGGTTCTCGAGGGCTGATCCCGTGCGCCGACTCGTCATCGACGTCCAGCCGCTGGAGTACGCGGTCGCCAGGCTGGAACCGGACCAGGCCGTGCCGTCCGAGCTGTTCTCCCACCCGGGGCAGGTGCTGGTCTCGGTGACCAGGACGCAGCGCGAGGTGTCGATCATCTGCCCGGTGAAGTTCGCGCCGGAGGGCGCGCGGGTGGAGGCCGACTGGCGGCTGCTGTCGGTGCGCGGGCCGCTGGCCTTCACGCTGACCGGCATCATCGCCGCGCTGGCCAGCGAGCTGGCCGCGGCCGGGGTGGCGCTGTTCACCCTGTCCACCTTCGAAACCGATCACGTGCTGGTGAAGTCCGACGACCTGACCAGGGCGATCGACGCGCTCCAGTCGGCCGGGCACGACGTCTGCATGTAGCGCCCCGCTGGGAGCCCGGTCACAACCGTTACGGCGGTATGTACACCGATGTTCGGCATGCCTAAAATTCAAGTTGGCCCACTTGAAACCGGAGGTATGTCATGGCGTTGACCGATGCCGCCCCGTCCAGCCGTGAGCGACTGAAGCGGGTCCGCGCCGGTTCGATGCTGCTCGGCCCGGCGTTCGTGGCGGCGATCGCCTACGTCGACCCCGGCAACGTGGCCTCCAACATCAGCGCCGGCGCCCAGTTCGGCTACCTCCTGGTCTGGGTGATCGTGGCGGCCAACCTGATGGCCTGCCTGGTCCAGTTCCTGTCCGCGAAGCTCGGCCTGGTCACCGGCCTGTCCCTGCCGGAAGCGGTCCGCGAGCGCACCTCGCGCCCGACCCGGCTGGCGTACTGGGCGCAGGCCGAGCTGGTCGCCATCGCCACCGACCTGGCCGAGGTCGTCGGCGGCGCGATCGCCCTCTACCTGCTGTTCGACCTGCCGCTGCTGCTCGGCGGGGTGATCACCGGCGTGGTGTCGATGGCGCTGCTGCTGGTCCAGGACAAGCGCGGCCAGCGCCCGTTCGAGCGCGTGATCACCGGGCTGCTCGGGGTGATCGCGGTCGGCTTCCTGACCAGCGTGGTGGTCTCGCCGCCGTCGGTGCCGGGCACGCTCGGCGGCCTGGTCCCGCGGTTCGACGGCACGGAAAGCGTGCTGATCGCCGCGGCCATGCTCGGCGCCACGGTGATGCCGCACGCGGTCTACCTGCACTCCGGCCTCGCGCGCGACCGGCACGGCCACGTCGAACCGGAGCGGCGCACCCGGCTGCTCAAGGCGACGAAGGTGGACGTCGGACTGGCGATGCTGCTGGCGGGCGCGGTGAACCTGTCGATGGTGCTGCTCGCGGCGACCACCCTGCGCGGGCGGGAGGGCGTCGACTCCATCGACGGCGCGCACGCGGCCGTCGGGGATGTGCTCGGGCCCGGCGTCGCGCTGCTTTTTGCGATCGGCCTGCTCGCCTCCGGCCTCGCGTCCACGTCGGTGGGTGCCTACGCGGGCGCGATGATCATGCAGGGCCTGCTGCGCAAGCGGATCCCGCTGCTGCTGCGCCGCCTGATCACGCTCGCCCCGGCGATCGTGGTGCTCGCCATCGGCGTGGACCCCAGCCGCGCGCTGGTGGTCTCGCAGGTGGTGCTGTCCTTCGGCATCCCGTTCGCGCTGGTCCCGCTGGTCCGGCTGACCAGCGACCGCGAGCTGATGGGCGCCGACGCCAACCACCGCGCCACCACCACGGTGGCCTGGGCGGTGGCCGCGGTGATCATCACGCTGAACGTGGCGCTGCTCTACCTGACCTTCGCGGGCTGAACCCCGTATTTCCCCCGCTCCGGCAGGAACCGCGCAGCGCGTCACGCGGTCGGACTACCATCCTGGCCAGACCGAGGGAGGCGCGCCGAACGTGACCGAGGAAACGACCCAGCGGGCCCAGGCGCCCGCGCCGGGCCCCAGGGTGATCGCCGACAGGTACGTCCTGCTCGGCGAGCTCGGCCGTGGCGGGATGGGGGTGGTGTTCCGCGCCGAGGACCGGGTGATCGGCAGGCAGGTGGCGATCAAGGAGCTGCGCCTGCCCGACGGCGCCGACGACGCGGGTGTGTTCTCCGAGCGCGTCCTGCGGGAGGTGCGCACCGGCGGCAGGCTCAACGACCCCGCCGTGGTCACCGTGTTCGACGTGGTCTCCGAAGCAGGCACCACCTACATCGTGATGGAGCTGGTCGAGGCGCCCACGCTGTCCGACCTCGTGCGCGAGCGCGGCCCGCTGCCCGCGCAGCAGGTGGCGAGCATCGGCCTGCAGGTGCTCTCGGCGCTGCAGGCCGCGCACGAAGCGGGCATCGTGCACCGCGACGTCAAGCCGGGCAACATCATGGTCGCGCCGAACGGCCGGGTGAAGCTGACCGACTTCGGCATCGCGCAGGCGGTGGACGACCCGCGGCTGACCACCAGCGGCATGATCGTCGGCAGCCCGGCGTTCATGGCCCCGGAACGGGTTTCCGGGCAGGAGGCCGGGCCCGCGTCGGACCTGTGGTCGCTGGGCGTGACGCTGTACTTCGCCGCGGAAGGCGTGCTCGCCTTCGAGCGCACCAGCACCGCGGCCACCCTGCACGCGATCATGAACGAGGTCCCGTACCTGACGCGGACGCAGGGGCCGCTGGCCTCGGTGGTGATGGGCTTCCTGGTCGCCTCGCCCGAGGGCAGGCTGACCGCGCACCAGGCACACGGGCTGCTGCAGATGGCTTCGGCGGGCACCGGCCAGCACACCCCGACGTCCGTCTACACCGGACCGCCGCCGACCATGGCCGGGCCGGCGCCCACGCACTACGCGCACCAGCCCCAGGCCGCCCCGGCGCCGTCGAAGGGCAAGCGCCCGCTGCTGGTCACCGGTGCCGCGCTGGCCGGGGTCGCGCTGCTGGCCGGTGGGTTCTTCCTGGGCAACTGGTGGGGTTCGCCCAGCGAGGATTCGGCGATGCTGCCCGCGCTGACCTACGGCACGCAGGGCGACATCCAGCAGTTCGACACGCCGTCGTCCTCGCAGCGCTGCTACAACGTGCCGCTGGAGCCGGGCCGGTCGATCTCGTCGAGCAACAAGGTCGACTGCGACGAGCAGCACGACTTCGAGGTGTTCGCCACCCTCGGCACGCTCGGCGGGGACAGCAGCGTCAGCGACAGCGCGCCGGCCGCGGCGTACCCCGCCGAGGACCGGCTGCGGATTTCGGCGGAGACCCGGTGCGAGATGATCTTCCACTCCAACGTGGTGCAGGCGAGCCAGCGGAGCGGCCTGCAGTACCGCGCGCTGCTGCCGACCCAGCAGGCGTGGGACGCGCGGGAGGACAGCTCGGGCAACCTGGTCCGCAACGCCTACTGCGTACTCAGCAAAACCGGCGGCGGCACCCTGAGTTCCCCCGCGGCGGTGGAGGTCCGGTAGGCGGAGGAGTTCCGGTTGCCGAGGCGGTCGGCAGGGGAATCTGCACCGACCGGTGACCAGGCGCGTTGATCATGTCATATTCCGAGGTCGGCGCCGGGTTACCGGCCGGGAAGAGGTACCGTCGGGGCATGTCCACTCCACCTTCCGCAGCGCCGGGACGGCCGTTCGGCCGCGTGCTCACCGCGATGATCACCCCCTTCGACCGCGAAGGGGCACTGGACCTGAAGCGGGCCCAGGAGATCGCGAAGCACCTGGTGGACCTGGGCAACGACGGCCTGGTGGTGAACGGCACCACCGGCGAGAGCCCGACCACCTCCGACGCGGAGAAGGCGGACCTCATCCGCGCCGTGGTCGAAGCGGTCGGCGACCGCGCCACCGTGGTCACCGGCGCGGGCACCTACAACACCGCGCACAGCGTCGAGCTGGTCCAGGCGGCGGAGAAGGCGGGCGCGCACGGCGTGCTGGTCGTCACGCCGTACTACTCGCGGCCCACGCAGGCCGGGCTGTACGCGCACTTCACCACCGTGGCCGAGGCCACCGCGCTGCCGATCATGCTCTACGACATCCCGCCGCGCTCCATCGTGCCGATCGAGGTCGACACGCTGCGCCGGCTCGCCGAGCACCCGCGGATCGTCGCGGTCAAGGACGCCAAGGGCGACCTGCTGGCCGGCAGCGAGGTGATCGCGAACACCGATCTGGCCTACTACTCGGGCGACGACGGGCTGAACCTGCCGTGGCTGTCGGTCGGCGCGGCCGGGGTGGTCAGCGTGGTCGGGCACGTGGTCGCCGGGCGCATCCGCGCGATGATCGAGGCCTACGAGGAGGGCGACACCTCCACCGCGCGCACCAACCACCGCGGCATGCTGCCGGTGTACCGCGCGTTCTCCCGCGTCGGCGGCGTGGTGTTCAGCAAGACCGCGCTGCGCCTGCGCGGGTACGATGCTGGCGACCCGCGGCTGCCGATCGTGCCGGCCACCGAGGAGCAGATCACCGCCATCGCGGCGGATCTGACCCAGGCAGGCGTGCCGCTCGACGACGCTCCCGCGGGCGACTGGCATAGTTCACGGGTGGCGCACGCCGACTCCGCGGCGGCGTACGTCGCACCGACCACACACACCAGCGTTGGGACAATTCACCGTTGAGCTCACTGTCCATCGGACCCGGCCCCACCTCGGCACCACCCGCACTACCCGACGGCGCGCTGCGCGTGGTCGCGCTCGGCGGCATCGGCGAAGTCGGCCGGAACATGACCGTCTTCGAGTTCGACGGCAGACTGCTGATCGTCGACTGCGGTGTGCTCTTCCCCGAGGACGACCAGCCGGGCGTGGACCTGATCCTGCCCGACTTCCGGGCCATCGAGGACCGGCTCGACGACATCGAGGCCCTGGTGCTCACGCACGGCCACGAGGACCACATCGGCGCCGCGCCGTTCCTGCTGCGCCTGCGCCCGGACCTGCCGATCTACGGTTCGCGGTTCACCCTGGCGCTGCTCGCGGCCAAGTGCAAGGAGCACAAGCAGCGGCCGAAGCTGATCGAGGTCAAGGAGACCGAGCACCGCACGGTCGGCCCGTTCGACCTGGAGTTCTTCGCGGTCAACCACTCCATCCCGGACGCGCTGGCGGTGGCCATCCGCACCCCGGCCGGGGTGGTGCTGCACACCGGTGACATCAAGCTCGACCAGCTCCCGCTGGACGGGCGGCTGACCGACCTGGCCGGGTTCTCGCGGCTCGGCGACGAGGGCGTGGACCTGTTCTGCGTGGACTCGACCAACGCCGAGGTGCCCGGGTTCGTGATGCCCGAGCGCGACATCGGCCCGGTGCTCGACGACGTGATCCGGCGGGTGCACCAGCGGGTGATCGTGGCCTGCTTCGCCAGCCACGTGCACCGCGTGCAGCAGGTGCTCGACGTGGCCGTGCAGCACGGCCGCCGGGTCGCCTTCGTCGGCCGGTCGATGGTCCGCAACATGGGCATCGCCGCCGAGCTGGGGCTGCTCAACGTGCCGGAAGGGCTGCTGGTCGATCTGGACCAGGCGGCGAACCTGCCGGAGAGCAAGGTCCTGTTTGTCTCCACCGGTTCGCAGGGCGAGCCGCTGTCCGCGTTGTCGCGGATGGCCCGCGGGGAGCACCGGCAGATCTCGATCAAGGCCGGGGACACCGTGGTGCTGGCCAGCTCGATGATCCCGGGCAACGAGACCGCGGTGTTCGGCGTGGTCAACGGCCTGGTCCGGCTCGGCGCGAACGTGGTGCACCAGGGCAACGCCAAGGTGCACGTGTCCGGGCACGCCTCGGCGGGCGAACTGCTCTACCTGTACAACGCGGTGCGCCCGAGCAACGTGATGCCGGTGCACGGCGAGTGGAAGCACCTGGTGGCCAACGGCGAACTCGCGGTCCGCACCGGCGTCGCGCCGGAGAACGTGGTGATCGCCGAGGACGGCGTGGTGGTCGACCTGGTCGACGGGCGTGCGCGGCTGACCGGCCGGGTCGAGGTCGGGCACGTCTACGTGGACGGGCTGTCCGTCGGCGACGTCGGCGAGTCCACCCTGTCCGACCGGCTGGTGCTCGGTGAGGGCGGGTTCATCGCGATCAACGTGGCGGTGGACTCCAGCACCGGACGCGCGGTCAGCCCGCCGACGGTCGCCGGGCGCGGTTTCTCCGACGACCCGAAGGCGCTGGACGCGGTGGTGCCGCTGGTCGAGATGGAGCTGTCGCGCACCGAGGCCGAGGGCATCACCGACACGCACCGGATCGCGCAGTCGGTCCGCCGGGTGGTCGGCCGCTGGGTGGCCGAGACCTACCGCCGCCGCCCGATGATCGTGCCCACGGTCATTCCGGTCTGAAGCCGCGCCGCCTGACCTGGGCTGGATCCCCACCAGCCCAGGAGGCGGTATGGGATTTGGCGCACCTCCGGTTCGGCGGCTGCCGGTCCTGCTGACGGCCGCCGTTGTGGTGGTGGCCGGGATTTCCTGGGGTGCGGTGGTTTTGTGCGCGCCCGCGCGGGTTGCGCCGAACACGGTCGCGGCGGCGCCCGAGTTGTTCCGCCGGTTGCCGTCGGCCGATGCGCAGCAGACGCTGACCGCGTTCCCCGCCACCGAGAACTCCGTGCTCACTCGATTGGGTGGCTTCGCGGATCCGAAACGGCCGCTGCAGCTGATCGGCATCGGCGTCGGACCCGACATCGACGTGGCCGAACTGCGGGAAATCACCGCGGCGACCGGGGGACAGGCGTTCACCACCCCGGATTCGGGGCAGATCAACCAGGTCTTCCACGCGGCGCTGAGCAAGCTCGCCTGCTGTGCCTGACCCGGTGTGCGCGCGGTCGTCACGTTCTGCGAATCTAGGCGCCGTCACCCGATTCTTCCGTTTCCACGAGGAGCTTCGCATGTTCCGCTTCCCCCGACGGCCGGTCCTGGCCGTCGCCGGTATGACCACGGCGCTGGTGCTCGCCGGTTGTTCCGGAGAGGACGCCGCGCCCGAGCCGGCCCCGCAGGCGCCGCCGGCGGCCGCGGCCGGGCCGCAGGTGTCCGGGGAGTTCAACGAGGCCGACGTGGCCTTCGCGACCGAGATGATCCCGCACCACCAGCAGGCCGTGGACATGGCGGCGATGGCGGTGGAGAAGTCGGGGAACGAGAAGGTCAAGGCGCTGGCGCTGAAGATCCGGGACGCGCAGGACGCGGAGATGGCGCAGCTTTCGGGCATGCTCGAGGTGTGGGGGCAGCAGCCGCCGGAGGACCCCGGCCTGGACCACGGCGGGCACGCGGGCATGCTCACCGACGCCGACATGATGGCGCTGGAATCGGCCAGTGGCGCGGAGTTCGACGCCAAGTTCGTCGAGCTGATGACGCGGCACCACGAGGGCGCGGTGAAGGTGGCCGACGCCGAGAAGGCGAACGGGAAGAACCCGCAGGCGAAGGAACTCGCCGGCCGGATCAGCCAGGACCAGCAGGCCGAGCTCGCCGAGCTGAAGTCGTTCTGACGCGCTGAACACGAATGTGGCTTTCGGGGCGGAAAATGCCCCGAAAGCCACATTCGTGTCCGGGGTCAGGCAGGGGCGGCGCCGCCGGGGGTTTTGCCAGGGGAGTTCAGCTGCACGATCAGCGCCCCGCCCAGCAGGATGGCGGCGCCCAGCAGCTGCACCCAGCTCAGCGCCTCACCGAGCAGCACCCACGCCAGCCCCGCGGCGAGCAGCGGTTCGCACAGCCCCAGCACGCTCGCCACCGGCGCCGGCAGGTGCCGCAGCGAGGAAATCCCCGCCAGGTAGGCAAAAACCGTGGACACCAGCACCAGTGCGACCAGCAGCGCCCAGATCGGCGGCTGCCACGGGCCGAACCGCGCGGGCGCGGTCAGCAGCGAAGCGGGAATGGTCCACGGCGGCGCCACCAGGCACACCGCCACCGCGCCGACGATCATGCCCCAGGTGACCAGGCCCAGCGGGTGCCGGTCGGCCACCGCGCGTTCCCCGAGCAGGAAGTACGCCGCCGAGCAGATCGCCGCGCCGACCCCGGCGAGCAGGCCGAAGGTGTCCAGCCGCAGTCCTTCCCACGCCTGCGCCACCATGGCGAGCCCGATCATCGCCAGCGCGATCCCGCCCCACATCACCCCGGGCAGCCGCACCCGCCGCACGAACCGCACCCACAGCGCGATCAGCACCGGCGAGGTGAACTCCAGCAGGATCGCCACGCCCACCGGGATCCGGCTGGCCGAAATGAAGTAACACAGCTGCACCCCGGCCACGCCGAGCAGGCCGTACCCGAGCAGCAGCGGCCACTCCGCGGCACGCACCCGCAGCAGCGACGGCCGCGCGATGGCCACCCCGGCGGCCAGCACTAGCGCGGCCAGCCCGATCCGCGCC
Coding sequences within:
- the thyX gene encoding FAD-dependent thymidylate synthase → MAGTLAPRVQLIAKTEFFPPDDVPWSTDADGGEALAEFAGRACYQSWKKPNPKTATNAGYLDHIIEVGHLSVLEHGSVTFYLTGISRSLTHELIRHRHFSYSQLSQRYVPERDAAFVEPDVIREDPELHEKFVAATQASADAYNELLAGLEKKFADAPSATLRRKQARQAARSVLPNATETRIVVTGNYRAWRHFVAMRATEHADVEIRALAVECLRQLQKAAANVFADFTISTLPDGTEIATSPKVLEG
- the dapA gene encoding 4-hydroxy-tetrahydrodipicolinate synthase, whose translation is MSTPPSAAPGRPFGRVLTAMITPFDREGALDLKRAQEIAKHLVDLGNDGLVVNGTTGESPTTSDAEKADLIRAVVEAVGDRATVVTGAGTYNTAHSVELVQAAEKAGAHGVLVVTPYYSRPTQAGLYAHFTTVAEATALPIMLYDIPPRSIVPIEVDTLRRLAEHPRIVAVKDAKGDLLAGSEVIANTDLAYYSGDDGLNLPWLSVGAAGVVSVVGHVVAGRIRAMIEAYEEGDTSTARTNHRGMLPVYRAFSRVGGVVFSKTALRLRGYDAGDPRLPIVPATEEQITAIAADLTQAGVPLDDAPAGDWHSSRVAHADSAAAYVAPTTHTSVGTIHR
- a CDS encoding Nramp family divalent metal transporter; this encodes MALTDAAPSSRERLKRVRAGSMLLGPAFVAAIAYVDPGNVASNISAGAQFGYLLVWVIVAANLMACLVQFLSAKLGLVTGLSLPEAVRERTSRPTRLAYWAQAELVAIATDLAEVVGGAIALYLLFDLPLLLGGVITGVVSMALLLVQDKRGQRPFERVITGLLGVIAVGFLTSVVVSPPSVPGTLGGLVPRFDGTESVLIAAAMLGATVMPHAVYLHSGLARDRHGHVEPERRTRLLKATKVDVGLAMLLAGAVNLSMVLLAATTLRGREGVDSIDGAHAAVGDVLGPGVALLFAIGLLASGLASTSVGAYAGAMIMQGLLRKRIPLLLRRLITLAPAIVVLAIGVDPSRALVVSQVVLSFGIPFALVPLVRLTSDRELMGADANHRATTTVAWAVAAVIITLNVALLYLTFAG
- a CDS encoding EamA family transporter codes for the protein MVTEVRSRLPVHRGRGTVLILVAALFFSSSGALGKPVMLAGLSPEQVAAARIGLAALVLAAGVAIARPSLLRVRAAEWPLLLGYGLLGVAGVQLCYFISASRIPVGVAILLEFTSPVLIALWVRFVRRVRLPGVMWGGIALAMIGLAMVAQAWEGLRLDTFGLLAGVGAAICSAAYFLLGERAVADRHPLGLVTWGMIVGAVAVCLVAPPWTIPASLLTAPARFGPWQPPIWALLVALVLVSTVFAYLAGISSLRHLPAPVASVLGLCEPLLAAGLAWVLLGEALSWVQLLGAAILLGGALIVQLNSPGKTPGGAAPA
- a CDS encoding ACT domain-containing protein, which translates into the protein MRRLVIDVQPLEYAVARLEPDQAVPSELFSHPGQVLVSVTRTQREVSIICPVKFAPEGARVEADWRLLSVRGPLAFTLTGIIAALASELAAAGVALFTLSTFETDHVLVKSDDLTRAIDALQSAGHDVCM
- a CDS encoding serine/threonine-protein kinase; the protein is MTEETTQRAQAPAPGPRVIADRYVLLGELGRGGMGVVFRAEDRVIGRQVAIKELRLPDGADDAGVFSERVLREVRTGGRLNDPAVVTVFDVVSEAGTTYIVMELVEAPTLSDLVRERGPLPAQQVASIGLQVLSALQAAHEAGIVHRDVKPGNIMVAPNGRVKLTDFGIAQAVDDPRLTTSGMIVGSPAFMAPERVSGQEAGPASDLWSLGVTLYFAAEGVLAFERTSTAATLHAIMNEVPYLTRTQGPLASVVMGFLVASPEGRLTAHQAHGLLQMASAGTGQHTPTSVYTGPPPTMAGPAPTHYAHQPQAAPAPSKGKRPLLVTGAALAGVALLAGGFFLGNWWGSPSEDSAMLPALTYGTQGDIQQFDTPSSSQRCYNVPLEPGRSISSSNKVDCDEQHDFEVFATLGTLGGDSSVSDSAPAAAYPAEDRLRISAETRCEMIFHSNVVQASQRSGLQYRALLPTQQAWDAREDSSGNLVRNAYCVLSKTGGGTLSSPAAVEVR
- a CDS encoding DUF305 domain-containing protein, whose product is MFRFPRRPVLAVAGMTTALVLAGCSGEDAAPEPAPQAPPAAAAGPQVSGEFNEADVAFATEMIPHHQQAVDMAAMAVEKSGNEKVKALALKIRDAQDAEMAQLSGMLEVWGQQPPEDPGLDHGGHAGMLTDADMMALESASGAEFDAKFVELMTRHHEGAVKVADAEKANGKNPQAKELAGRISQDQQAELAELKSF
- a CDS encoding ribonuclease J, coding for MSSLSIGPGPTSAPPALPDGALRVVALGGIGEVGRNMTVFEFDGRLLIVDCGVLFPEDDQPGVDLILPDFRAIEDRLDDIEALVLTHGHEDHIGAAPFLLRLRPDLPIYGSRFTLALLAAKCKEHKQRPKLIEVKETEHRTVGPFDLEFFAVNHSIPDALAVAIRTPAGVVLHTGDIKLDQLPLDGRLTDLAGFSRLGDEGVDLFCVDSTNAEVPGFVMPERDIGPVLDDVIRRVHQRVIVACFASHVHRVQQVLDVAVQHGRRVAFVGRSMVRNMGIAAELGLLNVPEGLLVDLDQAANLPESKVLFVSTGSQGEPLSALSRMARGEHRQISIKAGDTVVLASSMIPGNETAVFGVVNGLVRLGANVVHQGNAKVHVSGHASAGELLYLYNAVRPSNVMPVHGEWKHLVANGELAVRTGVAPENVVIAEDGVVVDLVDGRARLTGRVEVGHVYVDGLSVGDVGESTLSDRLVLGEGGFIAINVAVDSSTGRAVSPPTVAGRGFSDDPKALDAVVPLVEMELSRTEAEGITDTHRIAQSVRRVVGRWVAETYRRRPMIVPTVIPV